In Salinarimonas sp., a genomic segment contains:
- a CDS encoding efflux RND transporter permease subunit, translating to MNAIIDAAFSRTRSVVMLLAFVLTLGTVSYVVIPKESAPDVPIPIVYVSVAYEGIAPDDAERLLVRPLESELQSLEGLDEMSATAAEGYASVQLEFEAGYDSDEALDAVREAVDRAQPELPAGAEEPVVQEVNIALFPILTVVLSGPIPERALVSIANDLQDRIEGLAGVLEVDIGGDRDELLEVLIDPVALETYGISFEGLVQQIQRNNRLIAAGALENSAGRVVLKVPGVIEDVEDVLSLPVKVVGDTVVTFADVAVPRRTFRDPEGFARIDGQPAVALEVKKRIGANIIETVEAVRALVAERQETWPAALSVSYLQDESKQIRTMLGDLQNNVLSAIVIVMIVIIATLGLRTAFLVGLSIPGAFLAGIVAIYFLGYTLNIVVLFSLILVVGMLVDGAIVTTELADRRMAEGARPREAYAHAAKRMAWPIISATATTLAVFLPLLFWGGVVGEFMKYLPITVMLTLAASLAMALVFIPVLGGMFGRPGAQGERQLAALRAAEGGDLDEIGGATGAYLRGLRWAVARPALTLVLAFALLVGAIAAYGAYGRGVEFFPEVEPDFAQIQVQARGNLSVWEKDALVRRIETRVLDLPALEHVYARTVSGSQGRQLAEDVIGVIQLDLHEWDVRPPAAEILADIRELTADIPGVKLEIREQQGGPGQGKPVELRVTGRDGDGRLARATEIVRETMVELGGFVDVADTRPLPGVEWELVVDRTEAARYGADIALLGQVVQLFTTGLQVAEYRPETAEGEVDIRVRFPATDRSLAQLEQLRIPTGQGLVPIRNFVEFRPTPRTGTIQRVDARRVITITADVTEGLLASERTAALRAALDGADLPAGVSLVFAGQDEEQREAASFLFQAFGAAIFLMLIILVTQFNSLYQAALVLSAIVFSTAGVLIGLLVTGRPFGVVMGGIGVIALAGIVVNNNIVLIDTYNDLLRRGLDPVEAVLRTGAQRLRPVVLTSATTVLGLTPMVLGVNIDLVGREILVGAPSTQWWTELASAIAGGLAFATVLTLVLTPAMLVLGARVGAAGDRLAERFRRRGAEAEAAE from the coding sequence CGCCGGACGTCCCGATTCCCATCGTCTACGTCTCCGTCGCCTACGAGGGCATCGCGCCCGACGACGCGGAGCGGCTCCTCGTGCGCCCGCTCGAGAGCGAGCTCCAGTCGCTGGAAGGCCTCGACGAGATGAGCGCCACGGCGGCGGAGGGCTACGCCTCCGTCCAGCTCGAGTTCGAGGCGGGCTACGATTCCGACGAGGCGCTGGACGCCGTGCGCGAGGCCGTCGACCGCGCGCAGCCCGAGCTGCCGGCGGGCGCGGAGGAGCCCGTCGTCCAGGAAGTGAACATCGCGCTCTTCCCGATCCTCACCGTCGTCCTCTCCGGCCCGATCCCGGAGCGGGCGCTCGTTTCCATCGCCAACGACCTGCAGGACCGGATCGAGGGCCTCGCCGGCGTGCTCGAGGTCGATATCGGCGGGGACCGCGACGAGCTGCTCGAGGTGCTGATCGACCCCGTGGCGCTGGAGACCTACGGCATCTCGTTCGAGGGTCTCGTCCAGCAGATCCAGCGCAACAACCGCCTCATCGCCGCGGGCGCGCTGGAGAACAGCGCCGGGCGCGTGGTGCTCAAGGTGCCCGGCGTCATCGAGGACGTGGAGGACGTGCTCTCGCTCCCCGTCAAGGTCGTCGGGGACACGGTGGTGACCTTCGCCGACGTCGCCGTGCCCCGGCGCACCTTCCGCGACCCGGAGGGCTTCGCGCGCATCGACGGCCAGCCGGCCGTGGCGCTCGAGGTGAAGAAGCGCATCGGCGCCAACATCATCGAGACGGTGGAGGCGGTGCGCGCCCTCGTCGCCGAGCGGCAGGAGACCTGGCCCGCGGCGCTCTCCGTCTCCTACCTGCAGGACGAGTCGAAGCAGATCCGCACCATGCTGGGCGACCTGCAGAACAACGTCCTCTCCGCGATCGTCATCGTGATGATCGTGATCATCGCGACGCTCGGCCTGCGCACGGCCTTCCTCGTCGGTCTCTCCATCCCCGGCGCGTTCCTCGCCGGGATCGTGGCGATCTACTTCCTCGGCTACACGCTCAACATCGTCGTCCTGTTCTCGCTGATCCTCGTCGTGGGCATGCTCGTCGACGGCGCCATCGTCACGACCGAGCTCGCCGACCGGCGCATGGCCGAGGGCGCGCGACCCCGCGAGGCCTATGCCCACGCCGCCAAGCGCATGGCCTGGCCCATCATCTCTGCCACCGCGACGACGCTCGCCGTGTTCCTGCCGCTCCTGTTCTGGGGCGGGGTCGTCGGCGAGTTCATGAAATACCTGCCGATCACGGTGATGCTGACGCTCGCCGCCTCGCTCGCCATGGCGCTCGTCTTCATCCCCGTGCTCGGCGGCATGTTCGGCCGGCCCGGCGCCCAGGGCGAGCGCCAGCTGGCCGCCTTGCGCGCGGCGGAGGGCGGCGATCTCGACGAGATCGGCGGCGCCACCGGCGCCTACCTGCGCGGCCTGCGCTGGGCCGTGGCGCGCCCGGCGCTCACCCTCGTCCTCGCCTTCGCGCTCCTCGTCGGGGCCATCGCCGCCTACGGCGCCTACGGGCGCGGCGTCGAGTTCTTCCCCGAGGTCGAGCCCGATTTCGCGCAGATCCAGGTCCAGGCGCGCGGCAACCTCTCCGTCTGGGAGAAGGACGCGCTGGTGCGCCGCATCGAGACGCGCGTGCTCGACCTGCCGGCGCTGGAGCACGTCTACGCCCGCACGGTGAGCGGCTCCCAGGGCCGCCAGCTCGCCGAGGACGTCATCGGCGTCATCCAGCTCGACCTGCACGAATGGGACGTGCGCCCGCCCGCGGCCGAGATCCTGGCCGACATCCGGGAGCTGACGGCCGACATCCCGGGCGTCAAGCTCGAGATCCGCGAGCAGCAGGGTGGCCCCGGCCAGGGCAAGCCGGTGGAGCTGCGCGTCACCGGCCGCGACGGCGACGGCCGGCTCGCGCGCGCGACAGAGATCGTGCGCGAGACCATGGTCGAGCTCGGCGGCTTCGTCGACGTCGCGGACACGCGCCCGCTCCCGGGGGTCGAGTGGGAGCTCGTGGTCGATCGCACCGAGGCCGCGCGCTACGGGGCGGACATCGCCCTCCTCGGGCAGGTGGTGCAGCTCTTCACGACCGGTCTCCAGGTCGCCGAATACCGGCCCGAGACGGCGGAAGGCGAGGTCGACATCCGCGTGCGCTTCCCGGCGACGGACCGCTCCCTCGCCCAGCTCGAGCAGCTGCGCATCCCCACCGGCCAGGGTCTCGTGCCGATCCGCAATTTCGTCGAGTTCCGCCCCACCCCGCGGACGGGCACGATCCAGCGCGTCGACGCGCGCCGCGTGATCACGATCACCGCCGACGTCACGGAGGGCCTGCTCGCCTCCGAGCGCACCGCCGCCCTGCGCGCGGCCCTCGACGGCGCGGACCTGCCGGCGGGGGTGAGCCTCGTCTTCGCCGGCCAGGACGAGGAGCAGCGCGAGGCGGCCTCGTTCCTGTTCCAGGCCTTCGGCGCGGCGATCTTCCTGATGCTGATCATCCTCGTTACGCAGTTCAACAGCCTCTACCAGGCCGCGCTCGTGCTCTCGGCGATCGTGTTCTCGACGGCGGGGGTGCTGATCGGGCTCCTCGTCACCGGGCGGCCCTTCGGCGTGGTGATGGGCGGCATCGGCGTGATCGCGCTCGCCGGCATCGTCGTGAACAACAACATCGTCCTCATCGACACCTACAACGACCTCCTGCGCCGCGGCCTCGACCCGGTCGAGGCGGTGCTGCGCACCGGCGCGCAGCGCCTGCGGCCGGTGGTGCTCACCTCGGCGACGACGGTCCTCGGCCTGACGCCGATGGTGCTCGGCGTCAACATCGACCTCGTCGGCCGCGAGATCCTCGTCGGCGCGCCCTCGACGCAATGGTGGACCGAGCTTGCGAGCGCCATCGCCGGCGGCCTCGCCTTCGCCACCGTGCTGACCCTCGTCCTCACCCCGGCGATGCTGGTGCTCGGCGCCCGTGTCGGCGCAGCGGGGGATCGGCTGGCGGAGCGCTTCCGGCGGCGCGGCGCGGAAGCGGAGGCGGCGGAGTAG